The proteins below come from a single uncultured Fibrobacter sp. genomic window:
- a CDS encoding glycoside hydrolase family 3 N-terminal domain-containing protein: MLTRRWTTWVIAVLLCAATLFAQESRNEASKNPYDLPDALLPLWDSLSIRQKAAQLIMVYMSPAEFLVKNEFGGVLVMKSHLNKKDNFIHNLNQANAELRIPLLVASDQEGGRVNRIGGISEKWKHAPSAYEMRDMEPDSVRAIARSIGSELKALGINLNLAPVLDPALDHRNKKSFMEESHRSWDKDSTSGEKVAAFVQGMKDNGIVCAAKHFPGYDSWTNSDHQIAISASPLAKIQRNVGLFKAQSGIIPVTMMSSVRFIRISNRPAVFDSRIVRMAREMSPETVILTDDLWGVSLRAWISGMDRATSKTYPTKDFKKLIRIAVMAGNDMFMITYPKKAEEMVNYLERLAKYNSTYRKRIEESAARILKMKNKAGML; encoded by the coding sequence ATGTTGACGCGACGATGGACGACCTGGGTAATCGCAGTGCTCTTGTGCGCTGCGACCCTGTTCGCCCAGGAATCCCGTAACGAGGCCTCTAAAAATCCCTACGACCTTCCCGATGCGCTTTTGCCGCTGTGGGATTCGCTTTCCATAAGGCAGAAGGCCGCCCAGCTCATCATGGTCTACATGTCGCCCGCCGAATTCCTGGTCAAGAACGAATTCGGCGGCGTACTCGTGATGAAGTCGCACCTGAACAAGAAGGACAACTTTATCCACAACCTCAATCAGGCCAACGCCGAGCTCCGCATTCCGCTCCTCGTGGCAAGCGACCAGGAAGGTGGCCGCGTGAACCGCATCGGCGGCATCTCCGAAAAATGGAAACACGCCCCGAGCGCCTACGAAATGCGCGACATGGAGCCGGACTCCGTAAGGGCCATTGCACGTAGCATCGGCAGCGAACTCAAAGCACTGGGCATCAACTTAAATCTCGCACCGGTACTCGACCCGGCCCTTGACCACCGCAATAAAAAATCGTTCATGGAAGAAAGCCACCGCTCGTGGGACAAAGACAGCACCAGCGGTGAAAAAGTCGCCGCCTTTGTCCAAGGGATGAAGGACAACGGAATCGTCTGCGCCGCAAAACACTTCCCCGGTTACGACTCGTGGACCAATAGCGACCACCAAATCGCCATCAGCGCAAGCCCGCTCGCCAAAATCCAGCGTAACGTGGGGCTGTTCAAAGCCCAGAGCGGCATCATTCCTGTTACCATGATGAGCAGCGTGCGCTTTATCCGCATTTCAAATCGCCCCGCCGTATTCGATTCACGGATCGTCCGGATGGCAAGGGAAATGTCGCCCGAAACCGTCATCCTCACCGACGACCTGTGGGGAGTGAGTTTACGCGCCTGGATTAGCGGCATGGACCGCGCCACAAGCAAGACCTACCCGACAAAGGACTTCAAGAAGCTTATTCGCATCGCTGTCATGGCGGGCAACGACATGTTCATGATAACCTACCCCAAGAAGGCCGAAGAAATGGTGAATTACCTGGAAAGGCTCGCCAAGTACAACTCGACCTACCGCAAGCGCATCGAAGAATCCGCCGCGAGAATTCTCAAGATGAAGAACAAGGCGGGGATGCTGTAA
- a CDS encoding 3'-5' exonuclease, with protein MRFAVVDLETTGGRPAECRIMEMGIVLMDDCEVVGTYQTLIDPGQEIPPFIRNLTGITEEMVSGQPQFSSVAEHVAELLKDRIFVAHNVLFDCKFMRAEMKRAAIPYDPPRLCTVKLSRRVFPGLPSYSLHKLTESLGLADFRHHRALDDAMAAAEILKLAIAKVGEAAVFKEVKNMSNPKKAKVL; from the coding sequence ATGCGTTTTGCCGTTGTAGACTTGGAGACGACTGGAGGCAGACCCGCAGAATGCCGCATCATGGAGATGGGGATTGTTCTGATGGACGACTGCGAGGTGGTGGGCACTTACCAGACACTCATCGATCCGGGTCAGGAAATTCCCCCGTTTATCCGTAACCTCACCGGAATTACCGAGGAGATGGTTTCGGGGCAACCGCAGTTTTCCAGCGTCGCCGAACATGTCGCCGAATTGCTGAAAGATCGCATATTCGTTGCGCACAACGTGCTTTTTGATTGTAAGTTCATGCGGGCCGAAATGAAACGCGCTGCTATCCCGTACGACCCGCCGCGCCTTTGTACGGTAAAACTGTCGCGCCGCGTGTTTCCTGGCCTGCCCAGCTACAGCCTGCATAAACTAACGGAATCGCTGGGACTCGCTGACTTTAGGCATCACCGTGCCTTGGACGATGCCATGGCCGCCGCCGAAATATTGAAACTCGCAATTGCGAAAGTAGGCGAAGCCGCCGTTTTCAAAGAAGTCAAGAATATGTCGAACCCAAAGAAGGCGAAAGTGCTGTGA
- a CDS encoding glutamate--tRNA ligase family protein, giving the protein MSGKIRFAPSPTGFLHEGHLLSALYVWAAARKWGLKIHLRIEDHDQSRMRPAYVEGIYEDLAWFGFHYDSESIQSKRWPLYEQALSKLESQGLVYPCYCSRKQLEAENPKSETGEIVYQGKCLVRREARGSRFEEDAQDARCEGEAQDLRHEMEPHNLRFVVPDKVIQWHDLRLGDFAENPKLQCGDFPIRDREGQWTYQFAVCVDDIDEGITHIVRGEDIRNSTARQIALREALGATERPVYLHHALISDSSGKKLSKRELAYSLRQERESGTPPEILLGRVCYKAKMQETPAPLSLEQAISLIESCI; this is encoded by the coding sequence ATGTCCGGGAAAATACGATTCGCGCCAAGCCCCACGGGATTCCTGCACGAAGGGCACCTGCTCTCCGCGCTCTACGTTTGGGCTGCCGCACGAAAGTGGGGCCTCAAGATTCATCTGCGCATCGAGGACCACGACCAGAGCCGGATGCGCCCCGCCTACGTCGAAGGCATCTACGAAGACCTCGCATGGTTCGGGTTCCACTACGACAGCGAAAGTATCCAAAGCAAGCGCTGGCCCCTCTACGAGCAAGCCCTTTCCAAACTGGAGTCACAAGGGCTCGTGTACCCGTGCTACTGCAGCCGCAAGCAGCTCGAGGCCGAGAACCCCAAGAGCGAGACGGGAGAGATAGTGTATCAGGGGAAGTGCTTGGTAAGGCGCGAGGCGCGAGGCTCGAGGTTCGAGGAGGATGCGCAAGATGCGAGGTGCGAGGGGGAGGCACAAGATTTGCGGCACGAGATGGAACCGCATAATCTCAGATTTGTTGTTCCGGACAAAGTAATTCAGTGGCATGATTTGCGGTTGGGCGACTTTGCCGAAAATCCGAAACTCCAATGCGGGGACTTCCCCATTCGCGACCGCGAAGGCCAATGGACCTACCAGTTCGCCGTCTGCGTCGACGACATCGACGAGGGCATCACGCATATCGTCCGCGGCGAAGACATCCGCAATTCCACAGCTCGCCAAATTGCCCTGCGAGAAGCGTTGGGAGCCACAGAGCGCCCCGTTTACCTGCATCACGCCCTGATATCCGACAGTTCCGGCAAGAAACTCTCCAAAAGGGAACTCGCCTACAGCCTCCGGCAAGAACGCGAATCGGGTACACCCCCCGAAATTCTGCTAGGAAGAGTGTGTTACAAGGCCAAAATGCAAGAAACTCCGGCCCCGCTTTCGCTGGAACAAGCGATTTCATTAATAGAATCTTGCATATAA
- a CDS encoding SPOR domain-containing protein produces MRNLLIVLFFCALGAFAAQQAQPTDLDSLFRGREYKPQLNSSLRDTTKMNDVSAKSTKGGKSSDGYYMLQFEAVGDFDAAQRRRAQIAASTGFAIQVVFDTPFYKLRGGGWTTKKAAEDKARELSAYNINAFVVKVR; encoded by the coding sequence ATGAGAAACCTACTGATTGTACTGTTTTTCTGTGCTTTGGGAGCCTTTGCTGCCCAGCAGGCACAGCCGACGGACCTGGATTCCCTTTTCCGCGGTCGTGAATACAAACCGCAGCTGAATTCTTCCCTTCGCGACACCACCAAGATGAACGATGTCTCCGCAAAGTCTACCAAGGGTGGAAAGTCTTCGGATGGCTATTACATGCTCCAGTTCGAGGCTGTTGGCGATTTTGATGCCGCCCAGCGTCGCCGTGCGCAGATTGCCGCCAGTACGGGTTTTGCAATCCAGGTTGTTTTCGATACGCCCTTCTACAAACTTCGTGGCGGTGGATGGACAACGAAGAAAGCGGCCGAAGACAAGGCACGTGAACTTTCTGCCTACAATATTAACGCTTTCGTCGTGAAGGTCCGGTAG